In Pirellula sp. SH-Sr6A, the DNA window TTCCCGGTTTCAATTTCATAAAGGGCTGCATAACCGGAATGGCTGTGCTTTCCTCCCCCGATGAGGATTAGTTTTCCGTCGCGTGAGAAGGTGATCGACTGAGGTTCCCCTTCTGGAAATGGAAGGATGCCAAGCAGTTTGCCCGTTTCACTGTGATACAACGAGACTTGCATCTGCCCCCCTACCGCCACGAGCGGGGACCAAGGGCTGGCAGCCACGGCAGACGTGGTGGCCGCTCGATTGGTTGCGAAGGGAGTTTGCCTCAGCATGGTGGTCGGCATCGGAGGCGCCCCTTCGGGGCGTCCGATCTTGACCGAGAGAGCCATCGCACTGGCCTTCGGCTTCTTGATTTCCGAACCGCTGTTCTCGGGCATCCCCTGCTCGATCCACGTCTTCAAGAGATCGACCTTCGCTTGGGCGATCATGTCTTGATTGGGAGGCATATAGGGTTGCTCTTTGTGCGCGGTGAGTGCGTACAAACGAGATGAATCCAAGTCTCCCTCGACGACCACCTCGCCCCCGCTTCCTCCGGCCATCAGGCCTTGGTAGGAATCGAGCGCCAAACCGCTCTTCTTGTCGTTCGCATTGTGGCAGGACGTGCAATGCTCGCGCAATATCGGCTTGACATGATCGTCGTACGTAATCTTCGTCGGCTCTTGTGCCCAGGCACGGGTGCAGCCGATTGCAATGAACGTTGTGACGAAAAACAGACGCTTCTTCATAGTGCTGTACATCAAACTAGTGATTGAAAATGAACTCACGGCTGTTGAGGATAGCCCAGAAAATATCCTGGATTCCTTGGTCCGCATTAGGCGCTTCCGCAATCGCTTTCACCAAAGTGGCTCGTTCCTCTTCGGTGGGCTTTCGGCTCACGCAACGCATATAAATCTTTTCGATGATTTGCTCTTGTGTGAGCCCTTGCTCTTTCCAAGTCTTCAGCAGTCCTCCTTGGTTGATCTTTCCACCGGTGGTTTGACCGTTGATCAAGTGCAGGGCCTGTGACAAGGATGGATCGGTCGTGGCTTCGTCGGCGCAAACCGTCGTGCGTTGGCTTCGACCAAAGGAGGTGAGGAAGTAGCTGCTCGTCGCACCATCCGCGATCTGCACCGCGCGGGCACCGATCGGCAATCCTCGGAATTTGTCCTTTGTATTCGTAGCTTGCGAAATGCAATCAAGCAAACTCTCTGCAGGAATACGGCGAACTGCGGCGTGTGAATAGTTTCGGTCATCCAGTTCGTTCCCTTCGACGGGGGTACAAGAACGCTGATAGGTTTGCGAGTTGCAAATATCGCGAACCAGTTTCTTAATGTCGTACTTGTATTCGACCAGCTTCCTAGCAAGCTCGTCGAGGAGCTCAGGGTTGCTCGGTGGATTGCTCGCGCGGAAATCGTCGACCGGGCTAACGATTCCGACTCCCGTGTAGTGAGCCCAGATACGGTTGGCGACACTTTTCGCGAAGAACGGGTTCTCCTCGCTGGTCAGCCATTGGGCCAAGACTTCACGGCGGTCCTTTCCGGCGACATCGGGGACGTCCCCTCCAAGAAACTTCGGTTTGACCACGGCGCCACCCACAGGGTGGTTGACTTCTCCACCACCGCTGTTGAAGACGAGGAGCTGTCGATAGTCCTCGCTTTGTTTGCGACCGATCTGGGAGAAGAACGCGGTGAATCCGTAGTAATCATCCATCGTCCATCGATCGAATGGATGGTTATGGCATTGGGCGCACTGGGTTCGAATTCCCATGAAGACTTGAGCGACGTTTTCGGAGAGCTTCAATCGATCCAGTTCGACTTGGTAGAAGTTCGTAGCTGGATTCTGGAAGGTTCCACCGGTGGCGGTAATGAGTTCCCGAACGATCTGATCGATCGGTGTGTTCGAGGCAATCTTATTGGTCAACCAGTTGTAATAAAGATAAGCCGCTTTGTAGCTGACCTGATTGTTGCTCTTGATCATGAGGAGATCGGACCACTTCATCGCCCAGATTTCGCTGAACTCTTTGCGATCGAGCAAGTTATCGATCCACTTGCTTCGTTTGTCCGGGGTCGTGTCTTGCACGAAGGCCACCGTCTCTTCTTCGGTCGGCAAGAGACCTGTGATATCGAGCGTGGTTCGACGAACGAATTCTTCATCGGTGCAAATAGCGCTCTCTGGCAATCGGAGCTTTTGGAGCTTTGCTTTGACCAGGGAATCGATGTAATTGCCGTAATGATCCGGGGCTTTGTATGCGATGTTCTCAGGCAAGGCCAGGATTTGAGATCCCACGGTGTGGGTATCAAATCGGGCCATTACAAACGCCTCACCTCGCACGCCGCTCTTCACGTTGCCATCGGCATCGACTGCCGCGCTGCGTTCGTTGTTGGTGGTGAAACTGGCCAAATCCCAAACGTCGCGTTGGACCCCGTCCGCGTAGGTCGCGACAGCGACCAACTGTTGCATCTGTCCTTCACCCTCGATCACCGCCTGATTCGGATAAACGTCCACTTGGGTGACGATCGGAGAGCGCGCTGCATCGGCCGGGGCCCCGTTCTTGAGCCAAGTCAAAATGGTGTCGTAATGTTTGCTACCTGGCTCCACTTTTTTACCGCCGGAGTGCTGAACAGCCCCGGTGGCTTTGAGGAGCAAAAGGCTTTGGTCGGGTACCGCAAGATTGATGCGACGGATACCGATTTCGCGTGTGATACGTTGATAATCGCCGACGGGATCGTACCCGAACAGACTGAGTCGGAAGCCATCTTTTCCACGAGCCGCGCCGTGGCAGGAGCCCGTGTTGCAGCCGACTTTGGTCAATACTGGCATCACGTCTCGTTCGAAGCTGATCGGCCGGACTTGGGAGGAGTTAGTCGACTCGATCGTGGCCTTGGCCGTTTGACCGTTCCAAGTCGCGGTGAGTTCGGCAGTTCCATCTCCTTTGGGAGAGAGAACAAAATCCTTCCAGTCCGCGACGGTGTCGGCGGAGAATTTCCACTCGGCCATGCGAGTGACGTCTTGGGTTACTCCGTCTTCGCGGGTCGCAACCGCGATGACGTGTTGTATGTCGCTTTTGGCGCTGAGTTTGATGACGGGCGGGTAAACCGCGATCGACTTCCATGCTGGCTGCGGCGCTGGAGCTGCGGCGGGAACCGAAGCTTCGGGTGTCGCGGCGGGCGCTGGCGTGCTTTCCTGGGCGAAGGCCGCGCTAGCGATGGCTCCGGAAACACCGATCAGCATGAGGGAGTTCGCCCAAGGAGCTGTGCGAAAGAACGGGTTGTTCATAGGGTGGGTAGCCTGAAGGTGAACTGCTGCTGAAGACTCATTGGCGGGGCACGTGGCCCCGACCGTTGCACAACCTTGCCGAGGCGGAAGGGTTGTCCATTCTGGATGCCGTCCGCGGACTAGCGACCGCGTTGCTGCTTTAGCTGCTCCAACCGAGTCAACGGTTTGTCGGTCGGTGGAGGCGGGGCTGCAGCAGTGGTTGCTGCGGCGGTCGTAGCGGGAGGTGCGATTGGAACGTCGATTTGGATTTCCGAGTTGCCGTTGACTTGCGTGATCACTCCCTTGTCGGTCGTGACCGTGCCTCGGTAGACAATCGTTTTGTAATTTCCGGCTCGCGTTTCGGGTGGGATCTGCAGCGTGAAGGCGAGACGCTCTGCATCCGGTGCAAGCTCTTGTTTCGGAGCCACCGCGGTGGTACCTGGCGGGACACCCAAGATCTCGATTTCGACTTTACCTTCCACCGGTCGTTTCAGTTTTGCTCCCAAGATCACGTCCGCAGGTTTTCCCTGTTCCGCCATCGTCTTAGCAAATTTGAACTCGAACAACGGTTCGGTCACATCGATATGAAAGAACTCGCTCGCCAGCACAATCGGACCGTATCCGTTGTCTGTTGTCGCGAGAACGATCAGAGGCCATTTGCGAATCGCTGCACCGTTGTTGGCGGTGAGAGGCATCTCGATCGAGGATTTGTCCCCTGGGATCGTAACGGTGGAGGCACCGATTCCGGGTGGAGCGTTGAGCAATCTCACGGTCACCGGCTTATCGAATCCTTCGTTTCTCTTGATGTTGATGGTGAGCGGGAGGGACCCATTGCGAACCAATGGAACCTGAGGCTCGACTACCGCCACATCGAATGGGGCTGGATCGATCAAGGCGACGGGTAATCGATGATCGGTTTGCCCCCAAACATCCACGTTGTTCTGTCCTCGGACCAACATGGATCGTTGACGGAGATTACCCGTGATCTTTTGTTCAGGTGAGGCTTGGATCGAAGCGATAAAGTCGACAATTTTCCCAGTGTTTGCGGCATTCGCATCCGCTCGGAAGAGCATTTGAACGTTTCCTAAATCGGCGTCGCATTTGGTTTCCAAATGGGTCAGGCCAGGAGGAAGATCGAGGGCTTCGATCTTCGTTTCTCCCCCCACGAACCGACGTGCGACGTTGACCAAGATGGCCATCCTTCCGCCGCGCGGTACCTCGACCGTTTGTGCGACGTAGCGTTCTTGCTCGGTGATCGTCGCTTCGACAGTCGGCGTTTGCAAAAGGACTTCGGCGCGATAAGCGAATTGCTTTCCAAAGCGTCCCAAATGATCGTAGACGCAAACCGCATATTTGCCATCCTCGGGTACTTTGAACTGGAGGTAGCTATCGGGGCCGCCCGAATCATCGTTTCCGGCGAGTGCCCCTCCTCCGACTTTCCAGACCTGGAGAACCGAGTCGACTTGCGATCGAATAGGGGATCGCGCGTGAACACGAATCTCGAGTTGTTGGTCCTTTTTGGCTTCGAACACCCAGAAATCCCGATCTTTTTCGGTTTCCAGCAGCCCGTTGAATGCCGCAGGAACCGCACTGACGATCTCCACCTTATTGTGGTCGTCGTTCGGCTCGGACTCGAGGGCGTTAGGGACGTCGACGACGCGCAGGTAGTTCGGGGACGGGGCCATCAAACCATCGCGCTGCGACCAAACCTTGAAAGCCTCGGTTGGCTCGTTCGGCAACTGGAATGTTTCTTTCCAAGAGTTGCCGAGGTTATCGATACAGGTGACTTCAAGCTTTTCACCTGGGCGACCTCCACTGGGGACCATCGCGACGGGGCGAGGGAATCCACCGACATGCAGTCGGTAACGGGATCGATCGTTTCCACCGAAGCTGCTTTCGCGGACTTCAATGATGTACTTTCCGTCGCGTGGCGCCACGATGGAGGCCAAGCAATCCTGTTGCAGGAAGACCGAATCATCGCTCGAGGCAATCTCGAATCTCTTGTCATCGTAAATGGCGATGTAGGGATCGAAGAAGTCGTTGAGATAGGCATGTCGAAGCCCTTCGATTTCCACATGAAGCGTCTGCCCCTGTTTGAGTTCGACCTCGAAGTAATCGACGTCTTCGCTCAGCACGACGCCATCGATCGTGGAACCGATAGGGATAGGTTGAGGTTTGGCGAATTCGTTATTCGGTTCTGTTTCCGCAACGCTGGGCATTGCGGAAACATTGAACAGTCGCAGGTTGCTGATTCCCGTATCGGTCACGACACGAAAGGGGTGCAGGTCTGGCGTCACGGTGGCGTCTGCTGCGATCGTGGCTTTGATCACATTCGCATCCACCTTGGTGATGTTTGTCGCCGTCAAGCCTGGCGAGTAGAACAGCAAGGCCTTCGCAT includes these proteins:
- a CDS encoding DUF1549 domain-containing protein, with the translated sequence MNNPFFRTAPWANSLMLIGVSGAIASAAFAQESTPAPAATPEASVPAAAPAPQPAWKSIAVYPPVIKLSAKSDIQHVIAVATREDGVTQDVTRMAEWKFSADTVADWKDFVLSPKGDGTAELTATWNGQTAKATIESTNSSQVRPISFERDVMPVLTKVGCNTGSCHGAARGKDGFRLSLFGYDPVGDYQRITREIGIRRINLAVPDQSLLLLKATGAVQHSGGKKVEPGSKHYDTILTWLKNGAPADAARSPIVTQVDVYPNQAVIEGEGQMQQLVAVATYADGVQRDVWDLASFTTNNERSAAVDADGNVKSGVRGEAFVMARFDTHTVGSQILALPENIAYKAPDHYGNYIDSLVKAKLQKLRLPESAICTDEEFVRRTTLDITGLLPTEEETVAFVQDTTPDKRSKWIDNLLDRKEFSEIWAMKWSDLLMIKSNNQVSYKAAYLYYNWLTNKIASNTPIDQIVRELITATGGTFQNPATNFYQVELDRLKLSENVAQVFMGIRTQCAQCHNHPFDRWTMDDYYGFTAFFSQIGRKQSEDYRQLLVFNSGGGEVNHPVGGAVVKPKFLGGDVPDVAGKDRREVLAQWLTSEENPFFAKSVANRIWAHYTGVGIVSPVDDFRASNPPSNPELLDELARKLVEYKYDIKKLVRDICNSQTYQRSCTPVEGNELDDRNYSHAAVRRIPAESLLDCISQATNTKDKFRGLPIGARAVQIADGATSSYFLTSFGRSQRTTVCADEATTDPSLSQALHLINGQTTGGKINQGGLLKTWKEQGLTQEQIIEKIYMRCVSRKPTEEERATLVKAIAEAPNADQGIQDIFWAILNSREFIFNH
- a CDS encoding PPC domain-containing protein, giving the protein MKMNLWRNLLVGFGLASAGAFGTAPTRASHPDANVLSLSGIQRGTSAEVTISGARLGDAKALLFYSPGLTATNITKVDANVIKATIAADATVTPDLHPFRVVTDTGISNLRLFNVSAMPSVAETEPNNEFAKPQPIPIGSTIDGVVLSEDVDYFEVELKQGQTLHVEIEGLRHAYLNDFFDPYIAIYDDKRFEIASSDDSVFLQQDCLASIVAPRDGKYIIEVRESSFGGNDRSRYRLHVGGFPRPVAMVPSGGRPGEKLEVTCIDNLGNSWKETFQLPNEPTEAFKVWSQRDGLMAPSPNYLRVVDVPNALESEPNDDHNKVEIVSAVPAAFNGLLETEKDRDFWVFEAKKDQQLEIRVHARSPIRSQVDSVLQVWKVGGGALAGNDDSGGPDSYLQFKVPEDGKYAVCVYDHLGRFGKQFAYRAEVLLQTPTVEATITEQERYVAQTVEVPRGGRMAILVNVARRFVGGETKIEALDLPPGLTHLETKCDADLGNVQMLFRADANAANTGKIVDFIASIQASPEQKITGNLRQRSMLVRGQNNVDVWGQTDHRLPVALIDPAPFDVAVVEPQVPLVRNGSLPLTINIKRNEGFDKPVTVRLLNAPPGIGASTVTIPGDKSSIEMPLTANNGAAIRKWPLIVLATTDNGYGPIVLASEFFHIDVTEPLFEFKFAKTMAEQGKPADVILGAKLKRPVEGKVEIEILGVPPGTTAVAPKQELAPDAERLAFTLQIPPETRAGNYKTIVYRGTVTTDKGVITQVNGNSEIQIDVPIAPPATTAAATTAAAPPPPTDKPLTRLEQLKQQRGR